Proteins encoded by one window of Dyella humicola:
- the dnaJ gene encoding molecular chaperone DnaJ, with product MSKRDYYEILSVERTVTEAELKKSFRRLAMKFHPDRCPDDPHAQEKFKEAKEAYEILSDPQKRAMYDQHGHAAFEHGMGGGRGGAGFGDMGDIFGDIFGDIFGMGGGRGRARRGSDLRYIMELDLEEAVFGVERKFEIPTQVNCHHCNGSGSADGKTVQCRTCQGHGRVRMQNGIFSIQQACPHCGGSGQAIEKPCKECDGEGRLQETRALSVNIPAGVDNGDRIRLAGQGEAGPAGSEAGDLYVEVRVREHAIFQRDGNDLHCELPIRFSQAALGAELQVPTLEGEVPITIPPETQTGQLFRLRGRGVKSVRSSRTGDLICRVVVETPVRLTKEQRDLLEQLEATFSDGDAHQHTPRAKSWVDGVKQFWSRVTS from the coding sequence ATGAGCAAGCGTGATTACTACGAAATCCTGAGCGTCGAACGCACGGTCACCGAGGCCGAGCTGAAGAAGTCCTTCCGCCGGCTGGCGATGAAGTTCCACCCCGACCGTTGCCCGGACGATCCGCACGCGCAGGAAAAATTCAAAGAGGCCAAAGAGGCCTACGAAATCCTGTCCGATCCGCAGAAGCGTGCGATGTACGACCAGCACGGCCATGCCGCCTTCGAGCACGGCATGGGTGGTGGTCGTGGTGGTGCCGGCTTCGGCGACATGGGCGACATCTTCGGCGATATTTTTGGCGACATTTTCGGCATGGGCGGCGGCCGCGGTCGTGCGCGCCGTGGCTCGGACCTGCGCTACATCATGGAGCTTGATCTCGAGGAAGCCGTGTTTGGCGTCGAGCGCAAGTTCGAGATTCCGACCCAGGTCAATTGCCACCATTGCAACGGCTCGGGCTCGGCGGACGGCAAGACCGTGCAGTGCCGTACCTGCCAGGGTCACGGCCGTGTTCGCATGCAGAACGGCATCTTCTCGATCCAGCAGGCCTGCCCGCATTGCGGTGGCAGTGGCCAGGCCATCGAGAAGCCCTGCAAGGAATGCGACGGCGAAGGCCGCCTGCAAGAAACACGCGCCTTGTCGGTGAACATCCCCGCGGGCGTGGACAACGGCGACCGCATCCGTCTGGCGGGACAGGGCGAAGCCGGTCCGGCCGGAAGCGAAGCGGGCGACCTGTATGTGGAAGTGCGCGTGCGCGAGCATGCGATCTTCCAGCGAGACGGCAACGACCTGCATTGCGAGCTGCCGATCCGTTTCTCGCAGGCTGCCTTGGGCGCCGAGCTGCAGGTGCCCACGCTGGAAGGCGAGGTGCCCATCACGATTCCGCCGGAAACGCAGACGGGTCAGCTGTTCCGCTTGCGTGGACGTGGCGTGAAGTCGGTGCGCAGCAGTCGTACCGGCGACCTGATCTGCCGTGTCGTGGTGGAGACGCCGGTGCGTTTGACCAAGGAGCAGCGCGACCTGCTCGAGCAGCTCGAGGCCACGTTCTCCGATGGCGATGCTCATCAGCACACGCCGCGTGCCAAGTCCTGGGTCGATGGCGTCAAGCAGTTCTGGTCGCGCGTCACTTCGTAA
- the dnaK gene encoding molecular chaperone DnaK, translating into MGKIIGIDLGTTNSCVAVMDGTTAKVIENSEGDRTTPSIVAFTKDNEVLVGAPAKRQSVTNPKNTFYAVKRLIGRKFTDAEVQKDLHIVPYGIVAHENGDAWVQTADGKKMAPQEISAKVLMKMKKTAEDYLGEPVTEAVITVPAYFNDSQRQATKDAGRIAGLDVKRIINEPTAAALAYGLDKKGGDRKIAVYDLGGGTFDVSIIEIAEVDGEKQFEVLATNGDTFLGGEDFDMRVIDYLVEEFKKDQGMDLRKDPLALQRLKDAAERAKIELSTSHQTEVNLPYITADASGPKHLNIKLTRAKLEALVEDLVKRTIDPCRTALNDAGLRVSDIQDVILVGGQTRMPKVQESVKDFFGKEPRKDVNPDEAVAVGAAIQGGVLGGTVKDVLLLDVTPLSLGIETMGGVMTKLIEKNTTVPTKASQVFSTADDNQTAVTVHVLQGERERASANKSLGKFDLQGIDAAPRGMPQIEVTFDIDANGILHVSAKDKKTGKETKIEIKAGSGLSEDEINRMVADAEANKEEDKKFHELVSTRNKADQLVHATRSALKEHGGKVPPDQLSSIEGALSDLEKVKDSDDKAAIESKIEKLEQVAQALYAAAQGGGQADAGAHQAGPQGPAGGHQDDVVDAEFTEVKDDKK; encoded by the coding sequence ATGGGCAAAATCATCGGTATCGATCTGGGCACGACCAACTCGTGCGTCGCCGTGATGGATGGCACCACGGCGAAGGTCATCGAGAACTCGGAGGGCGATCGCACCACCCCGTCCATCGTGGCCTTCACCAAGGACAACGAAGTCCTGGTGGGCGCGCCGGCCAAGCGCCAGAGCGTGACCAACCCCAAGAACACCTTCTACGCGGTGAAGCGCCTGATCGGCCGCAAGTTCACCGACGCTGAAGTGCAGAAAGACCTGCACATCGTTCCCTACGGCATCGTGGCCCACGAGAACGGCGACGCCTGGGTGCAGACCGCCGATGGCAAGAAGATGGCTCCGCAGGAGATCTCGGCCAAGGTGCTGATGAAGATGAAGAAGACCGCCGAAGACTATCTCGGCGAGCCGGTCACGGAAGCCGTGATCACGGTGCCGGCCTACTTCAACGACAGCCAGCGCCAGGCCACCAAGGACGCCGGCCGCATCGCGGGCCTGGACGTCAAGCGCATCATCAACGAGCCGACCGCGGCCGCGCTGGCCTATGGCCTGGACAAGAAGGGCGGCGATCGCAAGATCGCGGTGTACGACCTTGGCGGCGGCACCTTCGACGTGTCGATCATCGAGATCGCCGAAGTCGACGGCGAGAAGCAGTTCGAAGTGCTGGCCACCAACGGCGACACCTTCCTGGGTGGCGAAGATTTCGACATGCGCGTCATCGACTACCTGGTCGAGGAGTTCAAGAAGGACCAGGGCATGGACCTGCGTAAGGATCCGCTAGCCCTGCAGCGTCTGAAGGATGCCGCCGAGCGCGCGAAGATCGAGCTATCGACCAGCCATCAGACCGAAGTGAACCTGCCGTACATCACGGCCGATGCCTCCGGTCCCAAGCACCTCAACATCAAGCTCACCCGCGCCAAGCTCGAGGCGCTGGTGGAAGACCTGGTCAAGCGCACCATCGACCCGTGTCGCACCGCCTTGAATGACGCCGGCCTGCGCGTGTCCGATATTCAGGACGTGATCCTGGTCGGTGGCCAGACGCGCATGCCCAAGGTGCAGGAGTCGGTGAAGGACTTCTTCGGCAAAGAGCCGCGCAAGGACGTCAACCCGGACGAGGCCGTCGCTGTCGGCGCCGCGATCCAGGGTGGCGTGCTGGGCGGCACCGTGAAGGACGTGCTGCTGTTGGACGTGACCCCGCTGTCGCTCGGTATCGAGACGATGGGCGGCGTGATGACCAAGCTGATCGAGAAGAACACCACCGTGCCGACCAAGGCCTCGCAGGTGTTCTCCACCGCCGATGACAACCAGACCGCGGTGACCGTGCACGTGTTGCAGGGTGAGCGCGAGCGCGCCAGCGCGAACAAGTCGCTGGGCAAGTTCGACCTGCAGGGCATCGACGCAGCACCGCGCGGCATGCCGCAGATTGAGGTCACCTTCGACATCGACGCCAACGGCATCCTGCATGTGTCGGCCAAGGACAAGAAGACCGGCAAGGAAACCAAGATCGAGATCAAGGCCGGCTCGGGCCTGTCCGAGGATGAGATCAACCGCATGGTCGCGGACGCCGAGGCGAACAAGGAAGAGGACAAGAAGTTCCACGAGCTGGTCAGCACCCGCAACAAGGCCGACCAGCTCGTGCACGCCACCCGCAGCGCACTGAAGGAGCACGGCGGCAAGGTGCCGCCTGATCAGCTCAGCAGCATCGAAGGCGCCTTGTCCGACCTGGAAAAGGTCAAGGACAGCGACGACAAGGCGGCGATCGAGTCCAAGATCGAGAAGCTCGAGCAGGTCGCCCAGGCGCTGTACGCAGCAGCCCAGGGCGGCGGCCAGGCGGATGCCGGCGCGCACCAGGCCGGCCCGCAGGGTCCGGCCGGCGGCCACCAGGACGATGTGGTCGATGCCGAGTTCACTGAAGTCAAGGACGACAAGAAGTAA
- the dapB gene encoding 4-hydroxy-tetrahydrodipicolinate reductase: MSRPVRLAINGATGRMGQSLLGLIKGDARFVLVAAITSPDSSHRGQPVYVGDDSLRFTHGWPSANALDVVIDFSGPAGLAEALTYCESHGVALVTGTTGVDATFSQRLASSAQRIALLRAANFSLGVAVLTRLLREAAAALPDWDLDIIEAHHNRKEDAPSGTALALGEAAADGRNTTLAESAVYAREGRTGPRAHGTIGFAVVRGGDIVGEHVALLMGQGERVELAHRATDRAIFARGALEAAHWLSGRTAGAYDLDAMLSERAAH; the protein is encoded by the coding sequence ATGAGCCGTCCCGTTCGACTCGCCATCAATGGCGCCACTGGCCGCATGGGGCAATCCTTGCTCGGCTTGATCAAGGGCGACGCGCGCTTCGTCCTGGTCGCGGCCATCACGTCACCGGACTCATCTCATAGGGGCCAACCGGTCTACGTGGGTGACGACAGCTTGCGCTTCACGCATGGTTGGCCGAGCGCCAACGCGCTTGATGTGGTGATCGACTTCAGCGGTCCGGCGGGGCTGGCCGAGGCGTTGACCTATTGCGAGTCGCATGGGGTGGCCCTGGTCACCGGCACCACCGGTGTCGATGCGACCTTCAGCCAGCGACTGGCGTCGTCGGCACAACGCATCGCGCTGTTGCGTGCCGCCAATTTCAGCCTCGGTGTCGCCGTGCTGACCCGCTTGCTGCGGGAGGCCGCCGCGGCGCTGCCCGATTGGGACCTCGACATCATCGAGGCACATCACAATCGCAAGGAAGATGCTCCTTCGGGGACCGCGCTGGCGTTGGGCGAGGCTGCTGCGGATGGACGAAATACCACGCTTGCGGAAAGCGCCGTCTACGCGCGCGAGGGGCGTACCGGTCCGCGCGCGCACGGCACGATCGGTTTTGCGGTTGTACGTGGTGGCGATATCGTCGGCGAGCACGTTGCCTTGCTGATGGGGCAGGGCGAGCGCGTGGAACTGGCGCATCGCGCCACGGATCGCGCCATCTTTGCTCGTGGCGCATTGGAAGCGGCGCACTGGCTCAGCGGGCGCACGGCAGGTGCCTACGATCTCGATGCCATGCTGAGCGAACGAGCCGCGCACTGA
- a CDS encoding sodium:calcium antiporter, whose product MLTALLFLLSAGAIYVACEFFVNGVEWFGHKLKLGATATGTVLAAFGTALPESAVTFVAVILGRTPEQRDIGVGAALGGPLVLATIAYAVVGVALWMNRRKLQRVDALVRVEHGRLARDQSWFLGIFVVKCGLGLVAFALKPWLGVLFLAAYALYVWRELKDDSTAPEEEELEPLKFRPKAVDPALSWVILQTTLALLVIAFASHTFVKQIETIGIALQLSPHLVALVLSPVATELPETMNALIWVRQGKERLALANISGAMMIQATIPSALAIFATPWLFDAPLMVAGLLTGIAVVYLWWLFRKGRVDARWLLPVAALYGVFAVYVAWYFSSKL is encoded by the coding sequence ATGCTTACAGCGTTGTTATTCCTGCTTTCGGCCGGTGCGATCTATGTTGCCTGCGAATTCTTCGTCAATGGCGTGGAATGGTTCGGGCACAAGCTCAAACTTGGTGCAACGGCTACCGGCACCGTGCTGGCGGCCTTCGGCACAGCGTTGCCGGAGAGCGCCGTGACCTTCGTCGCCGTGATACTGGGGCGCACGCCGGAGCAGAGGGACATTGGTGTGGGTGCGGCGCTCGGCGGGCCGCTGGTGCTGGCCACGATCGCCTATGCCGTCGTGGGTGTAGCGCTGTGGATGAATCGCCGCAAGCTGCAGCGCGTGGATGCCCTGGTTCGAGTCGAGCATGGTCGCCTGGCGCGGGATCAGTCGTGGTTCCTTGGGATCTTCGTGGTCAAGTGCGGGCTGGGCCTGGTCGCCTTTGCGCTCAAGCCCTGGCTGGGCGTGTTGTTCCTCGCCGCCTATGCGCTGTACGTGTGGCGCGAGCTGAAGGACGACAGCACGGCGCCGGAAGAGGAGGAGCTCGAGCCGTTGAAGTTCCGCCCAAAAGCCGTCGATCCCGCGTTGTCGTGGGTCATCCTGCAGACCACGCTGGCGTTGCTGGTGATCGCGTTTGCTTCGCACACCTTCGTGAAACAGATCGAGACCATAGGTATCGCCTTACAGCTATCGCCGCACCTGGTCGCCCTGGTGCTGAGCCCGGTGGCCACCGAGTTGCCGGAAACGATGAACGCGCTGATCTGGGTGCGGCAGGGCAAGGAGCGGCTCGCCTTGGCGAATATCTCCGGCGCCATGATGATCCAGGCGACGATTCCGAGCGCGTTGGCGATCTTCGCGACGCCATGGCTGTTCGATGCGCCCTTGATGGTCGCCGGCCTGCTGACCGGTATCGCCGTGGTGTACCTGTGGTGGCTGTTCCGCAAAGGGCGCGTGGATGCGCGCTGGCTACTGCCCGTGGCAGCGCTCTATGGCGTTTTCGCCGTCTACGTCGCCTGGTATTTCAGCAGCAAGCTCTGA
- a CDS encoding 2OG-Fe(II) oxygenase, with protein sequence MNSAVLLDPARLDRPDTDIRLEPFPFLIAHGQLPDEARGDLERDFPRYTSAGFFPYDSSDCGPSVNALVQRLSSGDFASAVGQRLGIPNLGQFPTLVTLCRSLNKRHGTIHTDSTSKVATALLYLNPMWPDTSDGCLRFLGSIDNIDSVLAPELKPLYGEFAVFKRCDNSFHGHLPFEGERRVIQVTWLTSEEEKLRKTKRGKFARTFKKIFGSLDRKLGAGRDRNASHRD encoded by the coding sequence ATGAATTCAGCCGTGCTGCTCGATCCCGCCCGCCTTGACCGACCAGACACGGATATTCGGTTGGAGCCGTTCCCGTTCCTGATCGCCCACGGGCAGCTGCCGGACGAGGCGCGCGGCGACCTGGAGCGCGATTTTCCGCGCTACACGAGTGCCGGCTTCTTTCCTTACGATTCCAGCGATTGCGGCCCTTCAGTCAATGCCCTGGTACAGCGCCTGAGCTCGGGCGACTTTGCCAGCGCCGTCGGCCAGCGCCTGGGCATCCCGAATCTCGGCCAGTTTCCCACCCTGGTCACGCTGTGCCGGTCGCTCAACAAGCGCCACGGCACCATCCACACGGACAGCACGTCCAAAGTGGCGACGGCCTTGCTCTATCTCAACCCCATGTGGCCGGACACCAGTGATGGCTGCCTGCGTTTTCTCGGCAGCATCGACAACATCGACAGCGTGCTGGCCCCCGAGCTGAAGCCGCTTTACGGTGAGTTCGCCGTGTTCAAGCGTTGCGACAACTCCTTCCACGGCCATCTCCCCTTCGAAGGCGAGCGCCGGGTGATCCAGGTGACCTGGCTCACCAGCGAAGAGGAAAAGCTGCGCAAGACCAAGCGAGGCAAGTTCGCACGCACCTTCAAGAAGATCTTTGGTTCGCTCGACCGCAAGCTGGGTGCCGGTCGTGACCGCAACGCCTCGCATCGTGACTGA
- the carA gene encoding glutamine-hydrolyzing carbamoyl-phosphate synthase small subunit: MPIPALLALEDGSVFHGYAVGATGETVGEVVFNTAMTGYQEILTDPSYAKQIVTLTYPHIGNTGVNLEDAESNTVHAAGLIVRDVPRRHSNWRSSESLPDYLQRHGIVAIAGIDTRRLTRILRDKGALSGCIVAGEQVDVDAALAKARAFPGLNGMDLAKVVSVGESYTWNEGVYDLDNKAFNQPSKRFKVVAYDFGVKHNILRLLAEQGCDLTVVPAQTPATDVLAMKPDGVFLSNGPGDPAACDYAVEATREFLDAKIPLFGICLGHQIMGLAVGAKTLKMKFGHHGANHPVKDIDDSRVLITSQNHGFAVDPATLPANVRVTHVSLFDGSLQGFAFTDRPAFCFQGHPEASPGPHDMRYLFDRFAALMQEAR; this comes from the coding sequence ATGCCTATCCCCGCTCTGCTTGCCCTCGAAGACGGCAGCGTGTTTCACGGCTACGCCGTGGGCGCGACTGGTGAGACCGTTGGTGAGGTGGTTTTCAACACCGCCATGACCGGCTACCAGGAGATCCTCACCGATCCCTCGTACGCCAAACAGATCGTCACCCTCACGTATCCCCATATCGGCAACACGGGCGTCAATCTCGAAGATGCCGAATCCAATACCGTGCATGCCGCTGGCCTGATCGTGCGCGATGTTCCGCGTCGACACAGCAACTGGCGCAGCAGCGAAAGCCTGCCTGATTACCTGCAACGCCATGGCATCGTCGCCATTGCAGGCATCGACACGCGCCGGCTCACCCGCATCCTGCGCGACAAGGGTGCGCTCTCCGGCTGCATCGTTGCCGGCGAGCAGGTCGACGTGGACGCCGCACTGGCCAAGGCGCGTGCTTTCCCGGGCCTCAACGGCATGGACCTGGCCAAGGTTGTCAGCGTCGGCGAGTCCTATACGTGGAACGAAGGCGTTTACGACCTCGACAACAAGGCATTCAATCAGCCATCCAAACGCTTCAAGGTCGTGGCATACGACTTTGGCGTGAAGCACAACATCCTGCGCCTGCTGGCCGAGCAGGGTTGCGACCTCACGGTCGTGCCTGCACAGACGCCGGCGACCGACGTGTTGGCGATGAAGCCCGATGGTGTGTTCCTGTCCAATGGCCCTGGCGATCCGGCTGCCTGCGACTACGCGGTCGAGGCGACGCGCGAGTTCCTCGACGCGAAGATCCCGCTGTTCGGCATCTGCCTGGGCCATCAGATCATGGGCCTTGCCGTTGGCGCCAAGACGCTGAAGATGAAGTTCGGCCATCACGGCGCGAACCATCCGGTGAAGGACATCGACGATAGTCGCGTGCTGATCACCTCGCAGAACCACGGCTTCGCGGTCGATCCGGCCACGCTGCCGGCGAACGTGCGCGTGACTCATGTCTCGCTGTTCGACGGTTCGCTACAGGGCTTCGCGTTCACCGATCGTCCCGCGTTCTGCTTCCAGGGTCATCCCGAAGCTAGTCCAGGCCCGCACGACATGCGCTACCTCTTTGATCGTTTTGCTGCACTGATGCAGGAGGCCCGCTGA
- the grpE gene encoding nucleotide exchange factor GrpE, whose product MQSNDPQAPNEAQGESPQAELDALKARVAELEAGNSELRDTVLREKAEIENQRRRLQRDVEQARRFANEKLLNELLPVYDGLERGLEVEGGDVTTVREGISLTLKSLLKIAENNGLVQVDPLGQPLDPEKHHAVSIVDAPGAAPNTVVNVLQKGYVLNDRLLRPALVAVAKD is encoded by the coding sequence ATGCAGAGCAACGATCCACAGGCACCGAACGAGGCACAGGGCGAGTCGCCCCAGGCCGAACTGGACGCACTCAAGGCGCGCGTCGCCGAGCTCGAGGCTGGCAACAGCGAGCTGCGTGACACCGTGCTGCGCGAAAAGGCCGAGATCGAGAACCAGCGCCGCCGCCTGCAGCGTGATGTAGAGCAAGCCCGCCGCTTTGCCAACGAAAAGCTGTTGAACGAGCTGCTGCCGGTATACGACGGTCTCGAGCGTGGACTGGAAGTGGAGGGCGGTGATGTCACCACGGTGCGTGAGGGTATCTCGCTCACGCTCAAGTCGCTGCTGAAGATTGCCGAGAACAATGGTTTGGTCCAGGTCGATCCGCTGGGCCAGCCGCTGGATCCGGAAAAGCACCACGCCGTCAGCATCGTTGATGCCCCGGGTGCTGCTCCCAACACCGTGGTCAACGTGCTGCAGAAGGGCTATGTGTTGAACGATCGACTGTTGCGCCCGGCGTTGGTAGCGGTCGCGAAGGATTGA
- the hrcA gene encoding heat-inducible transcriptional repressor HrcA: MPLSFGHELDARARRLLRTLIAQYLADGEPVGSRTLSRSSGLDVSPATIRNIMADLEEAGLVASPHTSAGRVPTPRGLRLFVDSLIELHPLPQDEMARLRRELPPGPTTTRDLLGNVSSLLSAMTHFAGVVTVPRQVDFPLRHIDFVPLPDSRVLVILVFSDNQVQNRIVQLAKPLDGRELEQAANYLNSQYAGLRLDDIRAHLLRELRETSGELNQLLSSAVELAAASFAPQTEESDDVLVSGQTNLMGYSELANLERLRELFEAFQKKNELLQLMEVCSKAPGVRLFIGEESGFAALDGCSVVTASYGAQGRVLGAVGVIGPTRMAYERVIPVVQATASLLSDALNRAATTL; this comes from the coding sequence ATGCCTCTTTCCTTCGGCCACGAACTCGATGCCCGCGCGCGACGCCTGCTGCGCACATTGATCGCCCAATATCTGGCCGACGGCGAGCCGGTGGGCTCGCGCACCCTGTCGCGCTCATCCGGATTGGACGTCAGTCCGGCCACCATCCGCAACATCATGGCCGACCTGGAAGAGGCGGGCCTGGTCGCCTCGCCGCATACGTCGGCGGGGCGCGTACCCACGCCACGCGGCCTGCGCCTGTTCGTGGACAGCCTCATCGAGTTGCACCCGTTGCCGCAGGACGAGATGGCCCGCCTGCGCCGCGAGTTGCCCCCGGGGCCCACCACCACGCGCGATCTGCTCGGCAACGTGTCATCCCTCCTATCGGCGATGACTCACTTTGCGGGTGTGGTCACAGTGCCGCGGCAGGTTGATTTTCCGCTGCGTCATATCGACTTCGTGCCGCTGCCGGACAGTCGCGTGCTGGTGATCCTGGTGTTTTCGGACAACCAGGTGCAGAACCGCATCGTTCAGCTGGCCAAGCCCCTCGACGGTCGCGAACTGGAGCAGGCCGCCAACTACCTCAACAGCCAGTACGCCGGTCTGCGCCTGGACGATATCCGCGCCCATTTGCTGCGCGAACTGCGCGAGACGAGCGGGGAGCTCAACCAGCTGCTGTCCAGTGCCGTGGAGTTGGCAGCCGCTTCGTTTGCGCCGCAGACCGAGGAGAGCGACGACGTCCTGGTCAGCGGGCAAACCAACCTCATGGGTTATTCCGAGCTGGCCAACCTGGAGCGCCTGCGCGAATTGTTTGAGGCATTCCAGAAGAAGAACGAGCTGCTCCAGTTGATGGAGGTCTGCTCCAAAGCGCCCGGCGTGCGCCTTTTCATCGGCGAGGAATCGGGTTTCGCCGCGTTGGATGGCTGCAGCGTGGTGACGGCCAGCTACGGCGCGCAGGGGCGCGTGTTGGGGGCGGTAGGCGTCATTGGCCCCACCCGGATGGCCTACGAGCGGGTGATCCCGGTGGTACAGGCAACGGCCAGTTTGCTCAGCGACGCCTTGAATCGCGCCGCCACGACCCTATAA
- the recN gene encoding DNA repair protein RecN, translating to MLTSLYVRHFAVVEEAEIAFGPGLTVVSGETGAGKSLLVDALMLLAGARADSGMVRAGSDRAELTAEFSLDDLPEARAWLKREELDEDDTCQLRRVIRAEGSSRAWINGRPANASQLGDLATLLVEIHGQHEHQALLSRAHQLELLDAYAGNETLVGQIRELAQQWRELGARIRKLSGGDDREQRIELLGHELGELDKWALPAAELTELEASHKRLANAGRLAEGASGVVELLDGDSDFALRRALSRAHMELGKLAALDDKLAPVLELLDNASIQLTEAADGLGRYAQDVDLDPARYADVDTHLTRLHELSRRHRVSAVELHDKASALRAELTELEGAGDALEQLALKREQLQKNYDASASKLSASRRDAATRLGSEVSVLMAELGMSGGRLVVELEASTEHEPDAQGRERCELLVSANPGQPPRPLRKVASGGELARISLAIEVATLGKDTVGTMVFDEVDTGIGGAVAEVVGQKLRALGGQRQVLCVTHLPQVAAQGHAHLRVSKASDGESTRTQIEKLDAGGRRDELARMLGGVEITRETRAHAKQMLDRAQA from the coding sequence ATGCTTACTTCGCTCTACGTCCGCCATTTTGCCGTCGTTGAAGAAGCCGAGATCGCCTTCGGCCCGGGCCTTACCGTCGTCAGCGGCGAGACGGGTGCCGGTAAATCCCTGCTGGTCGATGCCCTGATGTTGCTGGCCGGCGCCCGTGCCGACAGCGGGATGGTGCGCGCCGGCAGCGATCGGGCCGAACTCACCGCCGAGTTCAGCCTGGACGACCTGCCCGAAGCCCGTGCCTGGCTAAAGCGCGAAGAGCTGGACGAGGATGACACCTGCCAGCTCCGACGGGTCATCCGTGCCGAAGGCAGCTCGCGCGCCTGGATCAACGGCCGCCCCGCCAACGCCAGCCAGCTGGGCGATCTGGCCACCCTGCTGGTCGAGATCCATGGACAGCACGAACATCAGGCCCTGCTGTCGCGCGCCCATCAGCTGGAACTGCTCGACGCCTATGCGGGCAACGAAACGCTGGTCGGGCAGATTCGCGAACTGGCCCAGCAGTGGCGTGAACTGGGCGCCCGCATCCGCAAGCTCAGCGGTGGCGATGATCGCGAACAGCGCATCGAGCTGCTGGGCCACGAGCTGGGCGAGCTGGACAAATGGGCCCTCCCCGCTGCCGAACTGACCGAGCTGGAAGCCAGCCACAAGCGACTGGCCAATGCTGGCCGCCTCGCCGAAGGTGCCAGTGGCGTGGTCGAGCTGCTGGATGGCGACAGCGATTTCGCCCTGCGTCGCGCGCTGAGCCGGGCCCATATGGAGCTGGGCAAGCTGGCGGCCCTGGACGACAAGCTGGCGCCCGTGTTGGAGCTGCTCGACAACGCCTCGATCCAGCTCACCGAAGCCGCCGACGGCCTGGGCCGCTACGCACAGGATGTCGATCTGGACCCCGCCCGCTATGCCGACGTCGATACTCACCTGACCCGTTTGCACGAGCTATCCCGGCGCCACCGTGTGTCCGCGGTCGAACTGCACGACAAGGCATCGGCGTTACGTGCCGAGCTCACCGAACTAGAAGGTGCAGGCGATGCGCTCGAACAGCTCGCTCTGAAGCGAGAGCAGCTGCAAAAGAACTACGACGCTAGCGCGTCCAAGCTCAGCGCATCGCGCCGCGATGCCGCCACGCGCCTGGGTAGCGAGGTGAGCGTGCTGATGGCCGAGCTCGGCATGAGCGGTGGCCGTCTCGTGGTCGAGCTGGAAGCATCGACCGAGCATGAGCCCGATGCCCAGGGCCGCGAACGCTGCGAACTCCTGGTCAGCGCAAACCCCGGTCAGCCGCCGCGCCCACTGCGCAAGGTCGCGTCGGGCGGCGAACTGGCCCGCATCAGCCTGGCCATCGAAGTGGCGACGCTGGGCAAGGACACGGTTGGCACCATGGTCTTCGACGAGGTTGATACCGGCATCGGCGGCGCCGTAGCCGAAGTCGTCGGCCAGAAACTGCGCGCCCTGGGCGGGCAACGCCAGGTGCTGTGCGTCACCCACTTGCCGCAGGTTGCCGCGCAGGGCCATGCACATCTGCGCGTCAGCAAGGCCAGCGACGGCGAGTCCACCCGCACGCAAATCGAGAAGCTGGATGCCGGCGGACGCCGCGACGAGCTGGCGCGCATGCTGGGCGGCGTCGAGATCACCCGTGAAACACGCGCCCACGCCAAGCAGATGCTGGATCGCGCGCAGGCCTGA